Proteins encoded by one window of uncultured Celeribacter sp.:
- a CDS encoding GntR family transcriptional regulator produces the protein MRNTPQGPLKKTAIETVQDQIRARIMSGALGPGARLHIDKLRLEFGVSTSTMREAISRLLIDGLVTSEHQRGFRVAPLTLKDFRDITDARKMIEAQALQLALHHRTAQWQADLIAAYDQLVQIEDRLIGDGDLDCAPEWSARNAHFHDCIVSTCDNAWLKRFRLTLHQQSYRYHRRLLCDRSRPRDVRVEHRAIFDTALAGDIAACVAALEAHIETSYTDLTQQHDLSA, from the coding sequence GTGAGGAATACTCCCCAAGGCCCCCTCAAAAAGACCGCCATCGAAACGGTTCAGGACCAGATCCGCGCACGGATCATGTCCGGCGCACTCGGACCGGGCGCGCGACTGCATATCGACAAGCTGCGCCTCGAATTCGGCGTCTCGACCTCGACCATGCGCGAAGCAATTTCGCGGCTTTTGATTGATGGTCTCGTCACCTCCGAACACCAGCGCGGCTTTCGCGTCGCGCCCCTCACACTCAAGGATTTTCGGGACATCACGGACGCGCGCAAGATGATCGAAGCACAGGCGCTGCAGCTCGCGTTGCACCATCGCACGGCGCAGTGGCAGGCCGATCTGATCGCCGCCTACGACCAGCTCGTGCAGATCGAAGACCGCTTGATCGGCGACGGCGATCTGGACTGCGCCCCGGAGTGGAGCGCCCGCAACGCGCATTTCCACGATTGCATTGTGAGCACCTGCGACAATGCCTGGCTCAAACGCTTTCGCCTTACCCTGCACCAACAGTCCTACCGCTATCATCGCCGGCTGCTCTGCGACCGCTCCCGGCCCCGCGACGTCCGGGTCGAGCACAGGGCGATTTTCGACACGGCCCTTGCAGGCGACATCGCGGCCTGCGTTGCGGCACTCGAGGCGCATATCGAGACATCCTACACCGATTTGACCCAACAGCACGACCTGTCCGCATAG
- a CDS encoding heme ABC transporter ATP-binding protein, with translation MIVASDITVHFGARRVLDAVEFSARAGEVTAIVGPNGSGKTTLLRAMTGEQEFTGEVSLDGTSLSQLSALDLAQRRAVLPQSGNIAFPFTVLELVRLGLTAGLSIGRTSGMEHLPHEALARVGLDGFEGRMVQELSGGERQRAQLARVLVQIWEPVLDGHPRWLILDEPVSALDIGHQLTVMEIARDYARRGGGVIAVMHDLNLTSMFADRVTLLSEGKLRAEGTPREVLTDHALSACYGCALRTNTPPPCGGPWILPQASALPPT, from the coding sequence ATGATTGTGGCCTCAGACATCACCGTGCATTTCGGGGCGCGCAGAGTGCTCGATGCGGTCGAGTTTTCCGCCCGCGCGGGCGAGGTGACCGCCATTGTCGGCCCCAACGGGTCCGGCAAAACCACGCTTTTGCGCGCCATGACCGGGGAACAGGAATTCACCGGCGAAGTCAGCCTCGATGGCACATCTTTGTCACAGCTGTCTGCCCTCGATCTGGCCCAGAGAAGGGCGGTTCTGCCGCAATCGGGCAATATCGCCTTTCCCTTCACCGTGCTCGAATTGGTGCGCCTCGGCCTAACCGCCGGGCTGTCGATAGGCCGCACGAGCGGCATGGAGCATCTGCCCCATGAGGCCCTTGCCCGTGTCGGCCTTGACGGCTTTGAGGGCCGGATGGTGCAGGAGCTGTCCGGCGGCGAACGGCAACGGGCGCAGCTCGCCCGCGTCTTGGTACAAATCTGGGAGCCGGTGCTGGATGGGCATCCGCGTTGGCTCATCCTCGACGAACCTGTTTCCGCGCTCGACATCGGACATCAGCTCACCGTCATGGAGATCGCCCGCGACTATGCGCGGCGTGGCGGCGGGGTGATCGCGGTGATGCATGACCTGAACCTGACCTCGATGTTCGCGGACCGGGTGACTTTGCTGAGCGAGGGCAAATTGCGCGCCGAGGGCACGCCGCGAGAGGTGCTGACCGATCATGCGCTCTCGGCCTGCTATGGCTGTGCGCTCAGGACCAACACGCCGCCGCCCTGTGGCGGGCCATGGATTTTGCCGCAGGCGAGTGCCCTCCCCCCGACGTGA